The Setaria viridis chromosome 6, Setaria_viridis_v4.0, whole genome shotgun sequence genome includes the window tcaaccctccgcgccaccccggccctataaaagggaaccccctcactggcaatgccaccccttgccaccgcccgcgcctgcgccaccgttttctcctctgcgccaccgctttctcctctgcgccaccGCTGAGCTtctgtggagctcacccctttgcgccaccccacactccggtGATTTCGCCGCCACACTCTTGagaaagttcccctctccgctccagccgcttcttccaacccaccagccgcccgctcctccgcgcggtactcgagcttgctagtgtccgcaagaagcaccgtcGCTGCCAGAGCACCGTcgaagcaccaccgccgtcggaccaccgtcgaagtctcgccgctgcccaagccttagcgcgtacgacttcccgccccagcctactcctgttcggccccaaggcttcaccggtagacctggaggtaagcgaccgaccccttttgtttcgtctcggctgaccccttttgttttgtctcgaccgacccctttccgttcggttcgtccgacccccccccccccctctgttCGGTTTGTCCGACCCCTTctcgttcggttcgcccgacccctttttcctttcgtctcgcccgaccctgccaagtttcgccgaccctttctccgcctcgcccgagggctcggctgcatctttttctttgacccgaggatATCGGTGAAATTTTTCGAGgatttctctgtgttaagtctgaggacctcggtacggttttccttaaacctgagggtcagaccctctcatcctgctctctaccaacagaagttgaactcccccacctttcctgtagctttgctacaagtatccgtgttaaaacatgagtatGTTGAAATAACCCCCTAacatgtttaacccctgcattgcatttccgtgtagagttgaatctcgccgacggaacgtacgagattcacccggcaccggaagaagaccccgccgaggaactgcaccccttcgaaggagagcccgaaccagagcaagaccACGAGGACCCacaagcttttcctgaaggcaagccccagtgcatgaactccctattttactttcatgccacttactgattacttgattgcgcatttacgtttcgaggagttgtaatggaaccttagatgcataaacttaggaccttgtttttgaatactagttgctaaggccgagtaagttgcattgcttaataggtttcggtaaacgtcgagtgatctcctgtcactcgcgagttgtaggagttgaatgtttcagttatgtcgcaactataaggacgacggacggggtcaggcttatgtttgatactcggtggattgccccgtctgtctaaatgaaaatggactaaggtcaaaatgtgtcggcgttcgtgaccaagtgtttgaaagtactaatctcatacctagtatgggatggggaagcctagtacctgattgaactggggcgtggcataccctccggctgtccttggaacgtcattcccatggtgcatcatgtgggtacaagtgcggtcatagtgcagcaataggccgggactgtggaacattacatgccaaaggaagttagccctgacacgtgcctaagggatcaatggggacggctgacaaatgaagcgacccttcgtggtgcgcggatgtcgtgagattaggtttgccatgcatggttaataaattcgaatcgattcgtttgcctctcacagtttgggactacttgatcgctattctgcactgagtaaagatagAACATGATTATGAGATTAAAtttgatgcttgttaagtacttgcttggaaatcatgcttgtttagtataagttgctaatctagactagataaagaacatagaacctgagctaaaatgttgaaagtaaggactgactttagacgcttttggcaagaaaaccccagagccagaaagccttgcatgtctaggtctcggtcgtgtctttccgacgggtcagtcttgctgagtactagttgctcagccttgttgtggctaatctttttcaagtaatagtttggttgctggtaccacttggccgacccagcttcctccaggctggacagtcgagtgggatccctcctcggacggcgaaggaaggagtttttgatatcatgatcggctccgtcatgatgtcatgtatcgacgtttagcttccgctagttttatttgacttcgaaccttgcaaatttcgatctgaatttcgaaaactctgatgtaataaaatgtggaacttgttgtcgtgatggaatgttgtaacctctgtgctactcaccttcgcgtgagcgatgcttctcgatcctgtttatgtggttaatcggatgaaatccaacgggcgaccaagttgacttgcttaaagtgcataatcgcgtgtcaggcgacttcaatgcattttagtcaggttaattttggcggttccaccacagtaaccctgccctcccgtgtatatgaGGGTGGGCAGGGatccccctcaaacagaacaactacaagtgcatctaagatcaatacaaacacacatgacgtagggtattacgcgatctagcggcccgaacctgtctaaatcgtgttccttgcgtcaccattgactccttgattctcgatagcccttaccgcataaaagaccacctagggtactccctaggcgggttgccagtctaaaacactaatagttagtatgtcttgctagaggccgctactaactattggccgagtaggagtactcaggctatgtctatatgtatataaacctatagggtcacacacttaaagggctgaaagcccaattcggatgtgatttgaattggaccaggtttaggagtactaatgcccgttaggaacccctatatattgaggggtgggggcgccctagggtttaatccCTTTTCGCACGAGCAacagccgcacctcccacgcccctcgccttgttgcaacttgcggacctaACAGTCCgacttgcaacgcttcctccccgcacgtgtggataccttggaggtgttgcatctgcagcacttggacgggCCGCCGCATgagagctccgacgaggaacctgaTGAGCCGATGACAAgcctgacgagccgcggcacgaggagggagtcgctacacatggacgagctgctgaggagctgctcgacgtcgacgtgttcgactacattGCGTCAACGTGTGATCAACTTCGCTACCCTGACAtgtatctacaacttccgcacctgtgcgtcgagtggtaatcctgtgatctaTAACGGCAGTTTTTTCTTGGTtgacgcggtagaaatttttgttttgtgctagcgtagcctacctcatatcccaacactTCGGCCCATTCTTCAGCATGTCTACGAGCTCTGGCCATGACAACTGTATTCTTGTCATCGGCATTGCATACGATCTAGAACGTCTCCGCCGTCCCCAGCACGGTCGCTGTCGCCAAGACCGCCCCGCTCCTCCTGACGCCAACGAATTGCTGGTTGAACACCCTGAAGTTGAAGGTCATCTCGTCGATCCTCCACACCTGCATGCACGAACACATAATTAAGCGCATGCTAACACGACACAAGCTGATAAAAATAGTATGCGTTGTTTCAGACCTTGAAGGTCGCATAGGAGGCATTGAGCTTGCTATCCGGTACCGCGACGATGGCCGCACTACCTCCCTACATGGCGGTGAGGTTGGTGTTCCACACCACAACCTGAACTGCAGGCTTGAGCCATCCTGCCAAACCAAAGAGGTATCAGCAAGGATGTAAAACTAAAACACCATTGCTCCGACATGGTGCACTCAAGAAGTCAAGAAGCATATGATCGATAGACTACTTTACCATGAGGTCCTTGTTGATGATGCTGTCAAAGAGGTAGGGCAGGATCCAGCCCTTGATCACCAGCCATCCTCCGAGGCTCACCGCTCGGACGGGGAGCCCAGGATGAGACACGTGCGGCCGCGGCCCTGGCGTGCTCTTGCCattaggggtggtaatggatcatggccttcgtgcctccttcacaatccaacttagCCCTATCTacttttagttcaaaatcatataatattatggcTCGGCCCTTATTAagcccgatccttaaatttgctaggctaaattaaaGACCCCTTTACCACCCCTAGTGAGGGAGCAAAGCGCCACTGCAAACCAAAGGCGCTGCAAGAAGAGATGATGGCTGCTACTACCATGGCCGCTGGCCATCTTTGCCTTTCTTTCACTACAAGTGAAGAGGAGAGCGTTTGGATTGGTTGGTGCGCGCTCGTGCTTATAAGCACACGACTAACCGTGGTCGATGACGACATAGCAATTGGCAGCACTGTGGACGATATTGTTTGGGCTCAGCAACTTGTGTTAGTTTAGATTAGTGATGAGGAGACAACAGTGCATGGACAACAGAAGGATAGCGAGGAAATACTGCTTATTAGCTAGAATAGTGCTTGAGCTCAGCAAATTGTGAGCTGAGCACCGCTCTCAAGATCGGTGACAATTGATCCACATGCGCTTTTCATTATTAGTTCTCGTGGGAGAAGAGAATAATTGATTATGAGCATGGCGTTATAGCGACGAAAATTGGATAAATGACTACTCAATGAATTCGCAGAAGGACAGGAAAAACTTAattatgggggtgtttgggtaccccatgctaaagtttagcacatgtcacatctgatgtttggatgctaattaggagtattaagcataggctaattacaaaactaattgcatagatggagtctaattcgcgagacgaatctattaagcctaattagtccatgatttgacaatgtagtgctacattaaccatttactaatgatggattaattaggcttaatagattcgtctcgcgaaatagcatagggttctgcaattagttttataattagctcatgtttagtcctcctaattagcatccgaacatccgatatgacactgctaaagtttagcacatagtatccaaacaccccctatataaGCGTGTTGTTTGAGTGAATGGGCTAGGAAATTGAGCAGTACTCATATGGTGCTACATACATCACCTCATGTAGGGGCTATTGATGTTACTCAATGAAATGtctgagagggagagagaggaagatggaGAGGTATGAGAGAGAAGATGTCCAATCAGCGTGCCATGTCAGCACTATTTGCCAATGTGGAGGGGTATGATCGTATGGTGAACGACTTAACAAGTTTATGGacccaaaaatgcactttttcaGAGATTGTGGACCTAAGTGACACCGCCTTGTTGACGGACCTCCGATGCATTTTACTCCAATTATATATGCTTGGAGGAGTGTTCGAAGAGAGTTGAATTAATAAAGGTAGGTATTATTTGGGGAGTAGGCAACAAACAACTTCAAAATGTGCGCACGATCCCTCCTGATGTGCAACTAGAACACCATTTTTGACTCAGGTTGGGGGCTCCTCACATTGTTGAATGAGATGATTGATCCACACGGATAGGGGTAGAGCTAGATTGAAATCATAATGACTTGTTAGAATGGGGATTAAGCTTAATTTTCACTAAAATTTGTGGTCAATTTTTGTGGCCCCATTCAACCCCCTCTTGTGTTGCGCCTGTGGACGGGTACATGAATGTGGTAGGAAAATATTCGATGGAAACCGGTGGAGACGCAAAAAAATCCCTTAAAAGTATGCTTagaagtattaaaaaaattaaacaatCCACATCCACAGTGCAGAAAGATTCTCTTCTAGTACATGCTTGACATTTGTTATTCTCGTATGATTTTTTACTAAATGATTTTGCACGCCAACATTAAGGAAAAGGTATACCTAATTTTTTTAGATCAATTTAGGAGGAGCTAGacgatttttcattaagaaaagaaatatgcacgatttttcattaagaaaagaAATATGCACCTAAATCCGAGCTACAGGAGACTTGAATCTGGGTAGTTAGATTGCATCACCACACCTCTTATCCTAACTAGTTGAGCTAGGCTCACTTCCTAATCGAAAAGTATATCTACGGTGTACATCTTTCAAAAAATTTAAGTACTTCTAAATATGCATTTTATGGTGCTTTCACATTTTAACTGAATATTTCCATGTAATATGGTACGCTCAAATTTTTGTCCCAAGCGCATGTAAAATCTCCTTCAGATTCTGCTAAGGGAAGGTTTTTGATGATTTTCAAGCGTCATTATGGTCCAAAAGGAGTTTTCTCATGGCCAAGTCACGTTATTCTTGATTGCCGTGCATAGCTTGGAATGAAGTCAGTCTTTATCCCCAAGTGTTTCTTTACAGCAAACACTAAGCAGCTATACTGGAGTTCCTTATCAGCATTGTTCTCaaattgagttttttttttaatggtACGGAAGGCCTGTTTGATATTctctgctaaaatttagcacatgtcatatcagatgtttgaacgctaattagaagtattaaacataggctaattacaaaactaattgcacagatgtctaattcgcaagacgaatttattaagcctaattagtccataatttgataatgtggtgctacagtaaccatttgctaatgataaattaattaggtttaatagattcgtctcgcgaattagcacaggattctacaattagtttataattagctcatgtttaattctcttaattaacatccaaacGTCTGATGTAATACTATTCAAGTTTAGCATCAGGTATCAAACCCAGCCGGATTAACACATTGACCCACCACTATGGTACGATCCCACGTGATCGCATGTTGCCGTGCCTCACAAGCATCGTTCAGGCGTACACCCCCTCTGATACACGTGCTGCCTATTGCCCGGTCCCAGCGCATCGGCCGCCCGGCACGATCCGGCCGTCCATTCCGCCCCCGCGCCCCAACCATCCAACCCAACGAACCGCAGCATCTGCGAGCCGCATATGCCCTACCCCGCCGCGGCATCAAAAGCGGCTTGGCCGCTTACGCCTGCCGCACGCCTCCCCCCTTGTTTTCCTCCCCAACGCTAGGGGCTACAAATACGCGCCGCCGCACACGCGTAGGCTCCGCCAGCGCCCGCCTCACGAATCTCAGAGCAGACCGCAACCCTAGCCGCTCATGGCCGGCGGCAAGCGCCGCCACGCGCGCAACCCCACCGCCGGCGGGCcccgccacggcgccggcgccgggaggcGCCGCCCCGTCCCCGAGCTCCCGTCCTTCGTCTCCCcggcctccatcgccgccgccttctcctcctcaccCTCCTCGTGCAGTCGCGGCCGCGGGCGAGGGCagggcggaggtggccggcgcggcggctccACCGCGGATGGCGACTCCTCCCACGCCGTCCCGTTCAGCTACCCATCTCTCCGCCCGGGCTCCGCCCACTCCGAGCGGGAAGCGCAGGCGCTGGAGGTCACCATCGACACCGCCCCCTGCGCCGATCCGGCCGCCTCCGTCCCGGTGTACTCGTACCGCCCCGAGTTCGTCGGCGGCCTCGGGCTCGGGTTTCACGAGGACGAGGATGCGGACGAGGAGGGGGCCGGTGAGGCTGTACATCTCGGGCTAGGATTCCGGGATGGCGGCAACGCGGCGATGGACCTCGAAttggaggagctggaggaggaagatgctTCCTTCAAGACGCCCAAGCGGAAGCCGCAGCAGAAGGCGAATCGCAATCCGGGATTTTTGTCGATTGGGGGAGTCAGGATCTACACGGAGGACATCTCATCGCCGGAATCGGAGGGGATGAGCGGCTCCGATGAGGATTCAGAGTCCGAATCAGGTGACGGGGAGAGATTTGAGAATGATGATGGCGAAAGTGACGAGGAAGGTAGTGAGGATGAGGAGGGGGGCTCGGAGATCGATGGTGAATCATTAGGGTCAGATTCAGATGAGGATTTGAGCATTGGGGATTCCTCTTCAGTTGATGATGAGGTTGTCGCTGATTACATGGAGGGGATCGGTGGGAGTGAGGAGCTATTGAGCAGCAAGTGGATCGCTGGTATGAATTTGGGTGATACCGATCCTGCAGAGCAGATGGATAcagatgacgatgatgatgatgaggatgggttcctgaagaaggggaaggaaaagCTTGAGGGCTATGCACTAATGACTGCATCTGAGCAGTATGGGATGAAGAGGCCAAACTCGGCCGAACGGCGGAAGGGAAAAGGCATGGTTTGTGATAGGGATGTACCAAGTATGAGAGTGATGGGACTGGAGGATATGTTCATGGTGAAGGATGTACGGATGGCAAACAGGTCAAGGAAGGGGTCGAAGACAGGATCATCATCCTCTCAGCTCTCACGGTCCTGGCCCAATGAGGGTAGGAAGAGCAAAAAGTATCATAGTGTGCCAGGTATTACGTTCTCTTGTCTGCTCTGTGTTTTCCTTTGTTTTCTGCAGTAAGTTGTTTGTTAATTTGAAGATGAGAATACAGATGAGCAAAAAGTATCATAGTGTGCCAGGTATTATGTTCTCCAGTTTGCTCTATGTTTTCCTTTGTTTTCTGCAGTAAGTTGTGTTAGTCAGGTAGAAACCTTCTTAGAGGCATTGTTTACATTCTTAGAAGCCCCAGATGCACTGGAGAGTAAGAATATATTAGCACCCTGTGAATTCAAAGTTAAGGATCTCATACAACTATCATCTGTAGGTCTCTCAGTGTTGAAGAGTGGAATGAGATCCCCTAAAATGGGGTAGTGAAACcactccatgtttttttttaaacttcATCTCTGAAAGTGGTTAAATAAATCCCTTTTTTATGAGATAACTGCTCTGAAATCAGAGTGCTGGCAGTTTGATATTGCTATGAATGGAGGTTTGATGTTGTAGAATTGAAACACGATTTCTCATTGGTGCCTTTCAAAAGAAGTTGTAGAAAGCAATATTTGTTAGATTTTTTGAATTGTGTTATGCTGTTCATCAGTAGTGATTTTAGTATCTCTAAAAAATATAGTACAATTAGCTGATGTTATCACTTTGTGGTTTATTGATTCATATCTAATGAATTGAAATGTTCATATCAAAGTAAAGGCTGATAAGCATAACGAATGTTTTTTTTCTCGTTCTTGCAAGATGATTTATGATTGCATAAACAGCCTTCTACATTCGTGTTTTCTTTCATTACAATTATGCTATATAACCCCTATTTCCTCTCACATCCCTTTGTTTCACTACATTTTGCTTTTAGCTGGGTTGTAAACTTAGCTCATTATGTGATTCAGGTGAAAAAAAGAAGCATAGGAAGGAACTCATTGCAAAGAAGCGTCAGCAAAGAATGCTAAGTAGAGGAGTTGACCTGGGGCAAATAAATACGGTGAGACACTGTGCTTTACTTGAACTGAACTTTGGCAAAGGTAAGTTCTTTAGCAAATGCAAGAAACTTGTAGTAATTGCGTTGTCCAATATTAAGATTTTGattcaatcttttttttcttatcaatTGTTCATATTTTTGTATCATACAGTTTTTACTTTGCAGTTGCAATGTTTACCTGCTGGTTTCTTATACATTGCAGATAAATTCCTTAAGAATGACTTTTCTATGTTACCATGTTGCTTTTCTGTTGTTTGGTTATGCACATAGTATCATTTGATCTCTTTTTACATTTTATTGCATGAAATGTGGTTAGTGGTCACCTCTGATCTGTTTTTGTGATACTAATAGctaatctttttatttttagtatTCATAGAAGCTCTTTTGATGAGTGGTTTGTTGCTTTTTCTGTCTGCAGAAATTGAGGAAAATGGTTGTGGACCAGGTTGATATGTTATGCTTTCAACCAATGCACACTCGAGACTGTTCTCAGGTATGAATGGTGTTCATCATCCAATAACTCTTTGGACTTGCTGTGGCAGTTTGTGACTGTTACTTCTTTTAAATCAAATATTGAAGTCTGTTCATGTGCACGCTATTTATATTAATAGTGATACACATTAAAAAAATTACAACAGATGTAACAACGAAAGATATGCCATTAGCCctgaaaaatcatgaaaataCTGTATTGATATTGATTCTACACATATTTAGTTATTTATTATACATTCTCGTTCCTGTTTGCTGATGTATGTTCTGAGTTCTGGTTTACTTGTGCAGGTACAACGCCTTGCATCTATTTATCAATTGAAGAGCGGATGTCAAGGTTCAGGGAAGAAGAGGTAACTTATTTGGGGGAGGGTCATATAATCATATATGATCTTGTCATATAATATTTCATAAACCCTAGTAATACTTTTTTATGGCTATAAATTGGGAGTTATGTTCATGGCAATGCACTCTTTCCATTTTTAATATGTTAAAAGTCCTTGAGATTTATGTTGCAGCGCAGTGAAGAGGACACCGATCACACATATCACTGCATGTGAGTTTATCCCTGGTCAGAACCATGGGGATTTACTGCAAGCCTGCAAGGATAGTGAATTCACAGAACATTTTTGCATTGAAAGTGGTCATGCACTAACGGAAAGGGTTCCTGAGCAGGCTACCATCCCTGCTTACACCTTACTAATTCACAAATAACCATTTATGATTTTACTTTTACTACATCATCTTAAGTCAACTCTTGAGGTAGGAAGGTGCATGACTTCTCCTGCAATGAGCCGTTCATCCTGTGTGGATGATGGTAAAGGGTTTAGTGGCTTACTCAAACCACTCCCTTTGTTGCATGGGCACTGATACGGAAAATATGACGCTGACATTCTTGTCGTGTTCATTGTGCATACTGTCTGATAAGGACAAATACGTAAGCGATGTGTCCTTGCATGTAGCTACTACCATAACCTGGTTATATTGCCAGCTTGGTTATGGGTTAGTGAGCTGCAGGACTTTGCACCTCCCGTGACCTTACTGTACCTTCAATTTGAATTACTCAATTACCCTTTCTTTTATCTTCCATGAAATAACTTGATCTGTGTTCAATCGGATGTGCTTATGGCTGATTAATTTCGTATACTATCTTTCTTGAATTATGACTAATAAAGTTAAACAAGGGATGTATTTTTTCCACCATTTTTACATTAAATTCTTATTGGAATATTTCTGTCTATTTTGTTATCTATTGAATTTATCTTTAAGGATCATATTCATGGTCTGGAGCCAACACTTTTCCCTGTTTATTTTGCATTTATATAGCTTATACCTTGTGTAAAAGTAAAAAAATTCTGCCTTGCAGATTTGTCACTGTGACATTAACTGGCCAGTCTTCCTTGCCATCTGCAGATGGTCAAGTTCGACTTGAAAAGGTAGGGCTATCTTTGGAATTTTTTCAGAGATACTGTACCTTTGTTCGTTATTTTCCACACTTCTTTTATGAATTCTAGACATTTCTGAAGATGATATAATTTGTACTTGTATTATATAACTTGAAAAGTTCAATTTATGATCAAAatgtatcatgttattttttccccaaaatatgCCACTATTTCCCCCCCCTTCTTGATGTTAATCTCCTTGCTACTTCTAATTGTTTCATATCTGGTATCTTACCACTTCACATTACTCATTTCAGCTTTTGGGGACTGAGCCTGGGGACTTTTCTGTCAACTGGGAGAGCTCTAAGGGCCCAGGACGGAAGGGCCTTTCGGCTCCAGAAAAGCTAGCAAAACATCGGGAATCCATTGGAAAGAAATCATCTTCCAAGAAACAGGTCTCATTTGCCGAGCGTCCTGTATCTTTTGTTTCGTGTGGCACCATGGCAGAATCTGTTACAGAGACAATAGCTGTTGACTCAAGTGGTGGTCATACCTCACCTGGGAAAGCTGCTGAAAGCAACACCACCGAGCTGGGCTCCTTTGAGGTGCACACCAAGGGCTTTGGTTCGAAAATGATGGCAAAAATGGGATTCATTGAGGGCACTGGCCTTGGCAAAGATGGCCAAGGTATAGTGCAGCCGATACAAGCCATCCATCGTCCCAAATCTCTTGGACTCGGTGTAGAATTCAACAGTGAGGCTGAGGCAATCAAGGCAAGGACAGAACCCATGAAAGCAAGATCAGAGCCAAGTAAAGTGAGGCCAGAGCTGAGGCGGAATGTGCGGGCACTGGAGACTAGTGGTGTTGGCTCCTTCGAGAGACACACAAAGGGTTTTGGATCCAAAATGATGGCAAAAATGGGGTTTGTTCCAGGCTCTGGGCTGGGGAGGGATGGCCAGGGCATTCCCACCCCCTTGACTGCGGTAAGGCGACCTAAGTCACAGGGACTGGGAGCCAAGGATAA containing:
- the LOC117861632 gene encoding uncharacterized protein, which translates into the protein MAGGKRRHARNPTAGGPRHGAGAGRRRPVPELPSFVSPASIAAAFSSSPSSCSRGRGRGQGGGGRRGGSTADGDSSHAVPFSYPSLRPGSAHSEREAQALEVTIDTAPCADPAASVPVYSYRPEFVGGLGLGFHEDEDADEEGAGEAVHLGLGFRDGGNAAMDLELEELEEEDASFKTPKRKPQQKANRNPGFLSIGGVRIYTEDISSPESEGMSGSDEDSESESGDGERFENDDGESDEEGSEDEEGGSEIDGESLGSDSDEDLSIGDSSSVDDEVVADYMEGIGGSEELLSSKWIAGMNLGDTDPAEQMDTDDDDDDEDGFLKKGKEKLEGYALMTASEQYGMKRPNSAERRKGKGMVCDRDVPSMRVMGLEDMFMVKDVRMANRSRKGSKTGSSSSQLSRSWPNEGRKSKKYHSVPGEKKKHRKELIAKKRQQRMLSRGVDLGQINTKLRKMVVDQVDMLCFQPMHTRDCSQVQRLASIYQLKSGCQGSGKKRFVTVTLTGQSSLPSADGQVRLEKLLGTEPGDFSVNWESSKGPGRKGLSAPEKLAKHRESIGKKSSSKKQVSFAERPVSFVSCGTMAESVTETIAVDSSGGHTSPGKAAESNTTELGSFEVHTKGFGSKMMAKMGFIEGTGLGKDGQGIVQPIQAIHRPKSLGLGVEFNSEAEAIKARTEPMKARSEPSKVRPELRRNVRALETSGVGSFERHTKGFGSKMMAKMGFVPGSGLGRDGQGIPTPLTAVRRPKSQGLGAKDKY